The proteins below come from a single Felis catus isolate Fca126 chromosome A1, F.catus_Fca126_mat1.0, whole genome shotgun sequence genomic window:
- the TRIM52 gene encoding E3 ubiquitin-protein ligase TRIM52 isoform X2, which yields MAGCATTPNPMQTLQEEAVCAICLDYFKDPVSIGCGHNFCRGCVTQLWGKEDEEDRDGEEDGWEEDEDDDVEGATGGWDNSIREVLYQGSADEVFQDQEDELWVGDGGIRNWDNMDYVWDQEEEEEEDQDYYLGSLRHDLRIDVYPEEEISEEYEDEEELYPDTHLPPPPPPPPPPPPPPRQFICPQCRKSFKRRSFRPNLQLANMVQIIRQMSPTPYRGSRGNDQGICSKHQEALKLFCEVDKEAICVVCRESRTHKQHSVVPMEEVVQEYKVNSQGSACAEHLY from the exons ATGGCTGGCTGTGCCACTACTCCTAACCCCATGCAGACCCTTCAGGAGGAAGCGGTGTGTGCCATCTGCCTGGATTACTTCAAGGATCCCGTTTCCATAGGCTGTGGGCACAACTTCTGCCGAGGATGTGTGACCCAACTGTGGGGCAAGGAAGATGAGGAAGACAGGGACGGGGAAGAAGATGGATGGGAAGAAGACGAGGACGACGATGTGGAGGGGGCCACCGGTGGATGGGACAACTCTATTCGAGAGGTTTTGTACCAGGGCAGTGCTGACGAGGTGTTCCAGGACCAAGAAGATGAACTCTGGGTTGGTGACGGTGGCATCAGAAATTGGGACAACATGGACTATGTGTGGGaccaggaggaagaagaggaggaagatcaGGACTATTACCTGGGAAGCTTGAGACATGACCTGAGAATTGACGTCTACCCAGAAGAGGAGATATCGGAAGAATACGAGGACGAGGAAGAGCTGTATCCTGACACCCActtacctcctcctcctccacctccaccccctcctccgccccctcCACGTCAGTTCATCTGTCCCCAGTGCCGAAAGAGCTTTAAGCGTCGCAGCTTTCGTCCCAACTTGCAGCTAGCCAACATGGTCCAGATAATTCGCCAGATGAGCCCCACTCCTTATCGAGGAAGTCGGGGGAATGATCAGGGCATCTGCTCCAAACACCAGGAAGCCCTGAAACTTTTTTGTGAAGTGGACAAAGAGGCTATCTGTGTGGTGTGCCGAGAATCCAGGACCCACAAACAACACAGCGTGGTGCCAATGGAGGAGGTGGTGCAGGAGTACAAG GTCAACAGCCAGGGGAGTGCTTGCGCTGAGCATCTCTACTAG
- the TRIM52 gene encoding E3 ubiquitin-protein ligase TRIM52 isoform X1 gives MAGCATTPNPMQTLQEEAVCAICLDYFKDPVSIGCGHNFCRGCVTQLWGKEDEEDRDGEEDGWEEDEDDDVEGATGGWDNSIREVLYQGSADEVFQDQEDELWVGDGGIRNWDNMDYVWDQEEEEEEDQDYYLGSLRHDLRIDVYPEEEISEEYEDEEELYPDTHLPPPPPPPPPPPPPPRQFICPQCRKSFKRRSFRPNLQLANMVQIIRQMSPTPYRGSRGNDQGICSKHQEALKLFCEVDKEAICVVCRESRTHKQHSVVPMEEVVQEYKEKKMKKFVQPCIPSAATTLRGN, from the exons ATGGCTGGCTGTGCCACTACTCCTAACCCCATGCAGACCCTTCAGGAGGAAGCGGTGTGTGCCATCTGCCTGGATTACTTCAAGGATCCCGTTTCCATAGGCTGTGGGCACAACTTCTGCCGAGGATGTGTGACCCAACTGTGGGGCAAGGAAGATGAGGAAGACAGGGACGGGGAAGAAGATGGATGGGAAGAAGACGAGGACGACGATGTGGAGGGGGCCACCGGTGGATGGGACAACTCTATTCGAGAGGTTTTGTACCAGGGCAGTGCTGACGAGGTGTTCCAGGACCAAGAAGATGAACTCTGGGTTGGTGACGGTGGCATCAGAAATTGGGACAACATGGACTATGTGTGGGaccaggaggaagaagaggaggaagatcaGGACTATTACCTGGGAAGCTTGAGACATGACCTGAGAATTGACGTCTACCCAGAAGAGGAGATATCGGAAGAATACGAGGACGAGGAAGAGCTGTATCCTGACACCCActtacctcctcctcctccacctccaccccctcctccgccccctcCACGTCAGTTCATCTGTCCCCAGTGCCGAAAGAGCTTTAAGCGTCGCAGCTTTCGTCCCAACTTGCAGCTAGCCAACATGGTCCAGATAATTCGCCAGATGAGCCCCACTCCTTATCGAGGAAGTCGGGGGAATGATCAGGGCATCTGCTCCAAACACCAGGAAGCCCTGAAACTTTTTTGTGAAGTGGACAAAGAGGCTATCTGTGTGGTGTGCCGAGAATCCAGGACCCACAAACAACACAGCGTGGTGCCAATGGAGGAGGTGGTGCAGGAGTACAAG gagaaaaaaatgaagaaatttgtgCAGCCTTGCATTCCAAGTGCTGCCACAACTTTGAGAGGAAATTGA
- the TRIM52 gene encoding E3 ubiquitin-protein ligase TRIM52 isoform X3: MAGCATTPNPMQTLQEEAVCAICLDYFKDPVSIGCGHNFCRGCVTQLWGKEDEEDRDGEEDGWEEDEDDDVEGATGGWDNSIREVLYQGSADEVFQDQEDELWVGDGGIRNWDNMDYVWDQEEEEEEDQDYYLGSLRHDLRIDVYPEEEISEEYEDEEELYPDTHLPPPPPPPPPPPPPPRQFICPQCRKSFKRRSFRPNLQLANMVQIIRQMSPTPYRGSRGNDQGICSKHQEALKLFCEVDKEAICVVCRESRTHKQHSVVPMEEVVQEYKSSS; encoded by the exons ATGGCTGGCTGTGCCACTACTCCTAACCCCATGCAGACCCTTCAGGAGGAAGCGGTGTGTGCCATCTGCCTGGATTACTTCAAGGATCCCGTTTCCATAGGCTGTGGGCACAACTTCTGCCGAGGATGTGTGACCCAACTGTGGGGCAAGGAAGATGAGGAAGACAGGGACGGGGAAGAAGATGGATGGGAAGAAGACGAGGACGACGATGTGGAGGGGGCCACCGGTGGATGGGACAACTCTATTCGAGAGGTTTTGTACCAGGGCAGTGCTGACGAGGTGTTCCAGGACCAAGAAGATGAACTCTGGGTTGGTGACGGTGGCATCAGAAATTGGGACAACATGGACTATGTGTGGGaccaggaggaagaagaggaggaagatcaGGACTATTACCTGGGAAGCTTGAGACATGACCTGAGAATTGACGTCTACCCAGAAGAGGAGATATCGGAAGAATACGAGGACGAGGAAGAGCTGTATCCTGACACCCActtacctcctcctcctccacctccaccccctcctccgccccctcCACGTCAGTTCATCTGTCCCCAGTGCCGAAAGAGCTTTAAGCGTCGCAGCTTTCGTCCCAACTTGCAGCTAGCCAACATGGTCCAGATAATTCGCCAGATGAGCCCCACTCCTTATCGAGGAAGTCGGGGGAATGATCAGGGCATCTGCTCCAAACACCAGGAAGCCCTGAAACTTTTTTGTGAAGTGGACAAAGAGGCTATCTGTGTGGTGTGCCGAGAATCCAGGACCCACAAACAACACAGCGTGGTGCCAATGGAGGAGGTGGTGCAGGAGTACAAG AGTTCATCTTGA